Proteins encoded by one window of Arachis ipaensis cultivar K30076 chromosome B04, Araip1.1, whole genome shotgun sequence:
- the LOC107639357 gene encoding GPI transamidase component PIG-S isoform X1, producing the protein MEEISNFPLNPEPPEEESPQSQMHESTPDRKTMRTTKPGIKRLILSLTVLFSFIIGFPFLWKSIEIYRAPLPFDRIESFSSQLESDPLHFPCRFQAIFVGFDFSASRGLGPNDVAAAITRKMSQLNPNSSRCGNCIGGDYDVSVVIDSGSSCAQTEGSEAKCPLKCGEVVFGGKLSDEDFDEMLKRCLGNVGGGGKGYSVVVFNGDKEEGEVRAVVGKYRHAWVLGHVSEDEAVSRTAEIFARVFMNAGSEGNSIRSEFMPVGADGRIVLSFSLLNAEPQDWIYDWSFHEIDKTLLHPVIQALQPIANITVESQVLYYTPKSSFSYWDDIHGSHIFSTKDLPFFLNSNEWHLDTSVAAGGRSKVLQLVVYIPSAKECPLQLELPNGDLSKTNGFISPMWGGVVVWNPESCVKDLESKDPDRRVISPQNLQKLFEVLMGQLRQLLGLKSDNLYVGQSGAYILLGSERGFTEWELDVLSGKHVCFNLHSCATTLGSLSRLVQSLPRMIIIDEIGKQVKFSLEAAKFAQSYASTGIYNASAVSSRQARSLVEDAFFHPSIMSISYYSFEHCFAIYSPFFLPVTMHVILAALREWKRYKQENRKYLAWKAKERIVS; encoded by the exons ATGGAGGAGATATCCAATTTTCCATTAAACCCAGAGCCCCCAGAAGAAGAAAGCCCGCAGTCTCAGATGCATGAATCTACTCCCGACCGTAAAACCATGCGAACAACCAAACCCGGCATCAAGCGCCTCATCCTCAGCCTCACAGTGCTCTTCTCATTCATTATAGGTTTCCCGTTCCTCTGGAAATCCATCGAAATCTACCGCGCTCCACTCCCCTTCGACCGAATCGAGTCCTTCTCCTCGCAATTGGAGTCCGATCCCTTACACTTCCCCTGCCGATTCCAAGCCATATTCGTCGGCTTTGACTTCTCCGCTTCTCGCGGCCTCGGTCCAAACGACGTCGCAGCAGCAATTACCCGCAAGATGTCCCAACTGAACCCTAACTCCTCGCGATGCGGCAATTGCATCGGCGGTGACTACGACGTCTCTGTGGTCATCGATTCGGGCTCCAGTTGCGCGCAGACGGAGGGTTCGGAAGCTAAGTGTCCGTTGAAGTGTGGTGAAGTTGTTTTTGGCGGGAAGTTGAGTGACGAAGATTTTGATGAGATGCTGAAGCGTTGTTTGGGGAATGTAGGCGGTGGAGGGAAGGGTTATAGTGTTGTGGTTTTTAATGGGGACAAGGAGGAAGGGGAAGTGAGGGCTGTGGTGGGTAAGTACCGGCATGCGTGGGTACTCGGCCACGTTTCGGAGGATGAGGCGGTTTCAAGGACAGCTGAGATCTTTGCCAGGGTGTTTATGAATGCCGGGAGTGAAGGGAATTCGATTCGCAGTGAGTTCATGCCGGTTGGTGCTGATGGCAGGATTGTTCTTTCCTTCAGTTTGCTCAATGCAGAGCCACAAGATTGGATATATGATTG GAGTTTTCATGAAATTGACAAGACTCTGTTGCATCCTGTGATCCAAGCTTTGCAACCTATAGCAAACATAACGGTTGAAAGCCAG GTTTTATACTACACGCCAAAGTCTTCTTTTTCGTACTGGGATGATATACACGGAAGCCACATATTCAGTACCAAGGATCTTCCTTTCTTT CTTAATTCAAATGAGTGGCATCTAGATACTTCAGTTGCAGCAGGAGGGAGATCTAAAGTATTGCAACTTGTGGT GTATATACCATCTGCAAAGGAATGTCCTCTGCAATTGGAGCTTCCAAATGGAGATCTCTCTAAGACTAATGGCTTTATATCTCCT ATGTGGGGTGGTGTTGTTGTATGGAATCCCGAAAGTTGTGTAAAGGATTTGGAGAGTAAAGATCCAGACAGACGTGTGATTTCTCCCCAG AATCTCCAGAAGCTTTTTGAAGTTCTAATGGGGCAGTTGCGGCAACTCCTTGGTCTCAAGTCTGATAACCTATATGTTGGTCAATCAGGGGCATACATCCTCCTAGGGAGTGAAAGAGGTTTTACAGAATG GGAGTTGGATGTTTTGTCAGGGAAGCATGTATGCTTTAATCTACATTCATGTGCGACAACACTTGGATCTCTTTCCAGATTG GTTCAATCATTGCCAAGAATGATTATCATTGATGAAATTGGAAAACAG GTGAAGTTTTCTCTGGAAGCTGCAAAGTTTGCTCAAAGTTATGCATCTACTGGAATTTATAATGCATCTGCTG TATCATCAAGGCAAGCAAGATCTCTGGTGGAGGATGCCTTTTTCCATCCTTCAATTATGTCTATCAGCTACTATTCGTTTGAGCATTGTTTTGCCATCTATTCG CCATTTTTTCTTCCGGTTACAATGCATGTCATCCTAGCTGCTTTGAGAGaatggaaaagatacaagcaagaAAATAGGAAGTACTTGGCATGGAAAGCCAAAGAAAGAATTGTATCTTAA
- the LOC107639357 gene encoding GPI transamidase component PIG-S isoform X2: MEEISNFPLNPEPPEEESPQSQMHESTPDRKTMRTTKPGIKRLILSLTVLFSFIIGFPFLWKSIEIYRAPLPFDRIESFSSQLESDPLHFPCRFQAIFVGFDFSASRGLGPNDVAAAITRKMSQLNPNSSRCGNCIGGDYDVSVVIDSGSSCAQTEGSEAKCPLKCGEVVFGGKLSDEDFDEMLKRCLGNVGGGGKGYSVVVFNGDKEEGEVRAVVGKYRHAWVLGHVSEDEAVSRTAEIFARVFMNAGSEGNSIRSEFMPVGADGRIVLSFSLLNAEPQDWIYDWSFHEIDKTLLHPVIQALQPIANITVESQVLYYTPKSSFSYWDDIHGSHIFSTKDLPFFLNSNEWHLDTSVAAGGRSKVLQLVVYIPSAKECPLQLELPNGDLSKTNGFISPMWGGVVVWNPESCVKDLESKDPDRRVISPQNLQKLFEVLMGQLRQLLGLKSDNLYVGQSGAYILLGSERGFTEWELDVLSGKHVCFNLHSCATTLGSLSRLVQSLPRMIIIDEIGKQVKFSLEAAKFAQSYASTGIYNASAVSSRQARSLVEDAFFHPSIMSISYYSFEHCFAIYSVPPPPPHKELGR, translated from the exons ATGGAGGAGATATCCAATTTTCCATTAAACCCAGAGCCCCCAGAAGAAGAAAGCCCGCAGTCTCAGATGCATGAATCTACTCCCGACCGTAAAACCATGCGAACAACCAAACCCGGCATCAAGCGCCTCATCCTCAGCCTCACAGTGCTCTTCTCATTCATTATAGGTTTCCCGTTCCTCTGGAAATCCATCGAAATCTACCGCGCTCCACTCCCCTTCGACCGAATCGAGTCCTTCTCCTCGCAATTGGAGTCCGATCCCTTACACTTCCCCTGCCGATTCCAAGCCATATTCGTCGGCTTTGACTTCTCCGCTTCTCGCGGCCTCGGTCCAAACGACGTCGCAGCAGCAATTACCCGCAAGATGTCCCAACTGAACCCTAACTCCTCGCGATGCGGCAATTGCATCGGCGGTGACTACGACGTCTCTGTGGTCATCGATTCGGGCTCCAGTTGCGCGCAGACGGAGGGTTCGGAAGCTAAGTGTCCGTTGAAGTGTGGTGAAGTTGTTTTTGGCGGGAAGTTGAGTGACGAAGATTTTGATGAGATGCTGAAGCGTTGTTTGGGGAATGTAGGCGGTGGAGGGAAGGGTTATAGTGTTGTGGTTTTTAATGGGGACAAGGAGGAAGGGGAAGTGAGGGCTGTGGTGGGTAAGTACCGGCATGCGTGGGTACTCGGCCACGTTTCGGAGGATGAGGCGGTTTCAAGGACAGCTGAGATCTTTGCCAGGGTGTTTATGAATGCCGGGAGTGAAGGGAATTCGATTCGCAGTGAGTTCATGCCGGTTGGTGCTGATGGCAGGATTGTTCTTTCCTTCAGTTTGCTCAATGCAGAGCCACAAGATTGGATATATGATTG GAGTTTTCATGAAATTGACAAGACTCTGTTGCATCCTGTGATCCAAGCTTTGCAACCTATAGCAAACATAACGGTTGAAAGCCAG GTTTTATACTACACGCCAAAGTCTTCTTTTTCGTACTGGGATGATATACACGGAAGCCACATATTCAGTACCAAGGATCTTCCTTTCTTT CTTAATTCAAATGAGTGGCATCTAGATACTTCAGTTGCAGCAGGAGGGAGATCTAAAGTATTGCAACTTGTGGT GTATATACCATCTGCAAAGGAATGTCCTCTGCAATTGGAGCTTCCAAATGGAGATCTCTCTAAGACTAATGGCTTTATATCTCCT ATGTGGGGTGGTGTTGTTGTATGGAATCCCGAAAGTTGTGTAAAGGATTTGGAGAGTAAAGATCCAGACAGACGTGTGATTTCTCCCCAG AATCTCCAGAAGCTTTTTGAAGTTCTAATGGGGCAGTTGCGGCAACTCCTTGGTCTCAAGTCTGATAACCTATATGTTGGTCAATCAGGGGCATACATCCTCCTAGGGAGTGAAAGAGGTTTTACAGAATG GGAGTTGGATGTTTTGTCAGGGAAGCATGTATGCTTTAATCTACATTCATGTGCGACAACACTTGGATCTCTTTCCAGATTG GTTCAATCATTGCCAAGAATGATTATCATTGATGAAATTGGAAAACAG GTGAAGTTTTCTCTGGAAGCTGCAAAGTTTGCTCAAAGTTATGCATCTACTGGAATTTATAATGCATCTGCTG TATCATCAAGGCAAGCAAGATCTCTGGTGGAGGATGCCTTTTTCCATCCTTCAATTATGTCTATCAGCTACTATTCGTTTGAGCATTGTTTTGCCATCTATTCG gtaccacccccacctcctcatAAGGAACTCGGACGATGA
- the LOC107636543 gene encoding shikimate O-hydroxycinnamoyltransferase-like, with protein MELIEKVVVYPEQSTLKKRIFLSNIDLCLVVYQDTVFFFDPPTSEMSFSEIFNKLCNAFGKLLVHYDFMAGRLVQSLEDSHRFEIDCNDAGIVVIAARTDRKLSEFGDIFAPNQDLEELAMFLQGKQEEEIDLKEKPLLSVQLTQFACGSLALTAHYNHCTLDGLAVRDFGANLAALTRGDSLIVVPFTDRTLLRARNPPRISYPHFEYGKATNIENLFSVRGTSGGINVRQNVTQNQIQILYLSPQQIASFKMKAIKDCNLKNVTTFHVVAGKIWKARTIAIKMSDDQVSTMLFPVDIRKRVSPELPYGFAGKDEIHMRIFLTKKCYEYIKNNHYIKFTKSAIKYLCNALVPGFARATVKELTELEDAYHIIKVQEGIERLDDEYIKSSIDWLELNKGVPRREDSFSLVSGLRLGIGDQHFAWGKLKCSTPLTVKPGLVMLLPAAPGDGGLNVCLDLLEDQMYIFRRIMLEF; from the exons ATGGAATTGATAGAGAAAGTAGTTGTTTATCCCGAGCAATCCACTCTTAAAAAGCGAATTTTCTTGTCCAATATCGACTTATGTCTTGTTGTTTACCAGGACACTGTCTTCTTCTTTGATCCTCCAACTAGCGAAATGAGTTTTTCTGAAATTTTCAACAAATTATGCAATGCATTTGGTAAATTGCTTGTGCATTATGACTTTATGGCTGGCCGACTTGTGCAAAGTTTGGAGGACAGTCATCGGTTTGAAATAGACTGTAATGATGCTGGTATTGTGGTTATTGCTGCAAGAACTGATAGAAAGTTGAGTGAATTTGGTGATATTTTTGCACCTAATCAAGATTTAGAGGAATTGGCTATGTTCCTCCAAGGAAAACAGGAAGAAGAAATCGACTTGAAAGAGAAACCCCTTTTATCGGTACAG TTGACGCAATTTGCTTGCGGGAGTTTGGCATTAACTGCTCACTACAATCACTGCACACTAGACGGTTTAGCAGTAAGAGATTTCGGGGCAAACTTGGCTGCATTAACACGTGGTGATTCCCTAATCGTAGTTCCTTTTACAGATAGGACATTGCTAAGAGCAAGAAACCCACCAAGGATTAGTTACCCACATTTTGAGTATGGAAAAGCTACAAACATTGAAAACTTGTTTAGTGTTCGTGGAACAAGTGGTGGCATTAATGTAAGACAAAATGTGACACAAAACCAAATCCAGATTCTTTATTTGTCTCCACAGCAAATTGCCAGCTTTAAAATGAAAGCTATTAAGGATTGTAACTTAAAGAATGTGACTACTTTTCATGTTGTTGCCGGTAAAATATGGAAGGCGAGAACTATTGCGATAAAGATGTCAGATGATCAAGTGTCGACAATGTTGTTTCCTGTGGATATTAGGAAAAGAGTTTCTCCAGAACTTCCATACGGCTTTGCAGGCAAGGATGAAATACATATGagaatatttttaacaaaaaaatgttatgagtacataaaaaataatcattATATAAAATTTACCAAATCAGCAATTAAGTATTTAT GCAATGCTTTGGTTCCTGGATTTGCAAGAGCAACTGTGAAGGAGCTCACAGAATTAGAGGATGCTTATCATATCATAAAAGTACAAGAAGGAATTGAAAGGTTGGATGACGAGTATATTAAGTCAAGCATAGATTGGTTAGAATTGAACAAAGGAGTGCCTCGTAGGGAAGATAGTTTCTCATTGGTTTCAGGGTTGAGATTGGGGATTGGGGACCAACATTTTGCATGGGGTAAACTAAAATGTTCAACACCACTTACTGTTAAGCCAGGTCTAGTCATGCTATTACCAGCAGCACCAGGTGATGGAGGTCTTAATGTCTGTCTGGATTTACTAGAAGATCAAATGTACATATTTCGTAGGATAATGCTGGAATTCTAA